One window from the genome of Eucalyptus grandis isolate ANBG69807.140 chromosome 7, ASM1654582v1, whole genome shotgun sequence encodes:
- the LOC120296048 gene encoding acetyl-CoA-benzylalcohol acetyltransferase-like: protein MKVEIQWKKLVKPSVPTPSDQRKWKLTSIDELQMPNYVGVIFYYRDNAGNPGVDISQRLHQMEESLSKTLTLFYPMAGRYIEDDDVDGQIDQLLHRDPDMDLLEYLSQFPNNLVGNPLVVIQVNTFECGGIAIGLRSTHRISDVYTMAIFVNSWATACRGNVDVTVCPSFELSSLFPMKVLAVANWPPPRIIGSKEFTVSRFRFSGDAVSKLRALARDDAKDSMGNNFQPSRVEVVSALISKALVKIDRCGQGEERPIAVYMTFNLRDKVKLKIPANSCGNFFSMISGRSDQPAASKGIRSSMRW from the exons ATGAAGGTGGAAATACAGTGGAAGAAGCTGGTCAAGCCGTCAGTGCCGACACCGAGCGACCAGCGAAAATGGAAGCTAACGTCAATAGATGAGCTTCAGATGCCAAATTATGTGGGCGTTATCTTCTACTATAGAGATAATGCCGGGAACCCCGGAGTCGATATCTCTCAAAGGCTTCACCAGATGGAGGAGTCACTTTCCAAAACTCTAACCCTCTTTTATCCTATGGCAGGGAGATACATCGAGGACGACGATG TGGATGGCCAGATTGATCAGCTTCTCCATAGAGACCCCGACATGGATTTGCTCGAATATTTGTCGCAATTCCCGAACAACCTAGTAGGCAATCCACTAGTGGTGATTCAAGTGAATACGTTCGAGTGCGGCGGAATAGCAATTGGCTTGCGCTCTACACACAGGATCAGCGACGTGTACACCATGGCCATATTCGTTAATTCGTGGGCCACCGCTTGCCGAGGTAACGTCGATGTTACAGTCTGTCCAAGTTTCGAGTTGTCGTCTCTATTCCCAATGAAAGTGTTGGCCGTTGCGAATTGGCCTCCGCCACGGATTATTGGCAGCAAGGAATTCACGGTGTCTAGATTCAGGTTCAGCGGTGATGCTGTATCGAAGCTGAGAGCCCTAGCAAGGGATGATGCAAAGGATTCAATGGGCAACAACTTCCAGCCTTCGAGGGTGGAGGTTGTTTCGGCACTAATAAGTAAGGCTCTCGTCAAGATTGATCGATGTGGACAGGGCGAAGAAAGGCCTATCGCAGTTTATATGACGTTTAACTTGCGCGATAAAGTCAAACTAAAGATACCCGCAAATTCTTGTGGCAATTTCTTCAGCATGATTTCTGGGCGCTCCGATCAACCCGCGGCCAGCAAAGGAATCCGGAGTTCAATGAGATGGTGA